A region of the Polynucleobacter asymbioticus genome:
ACGATCGTTGGCGTGGAGTCCATGATGGTTCCATCCCAATCCCACACAATCAGGTCGTAACGTCTATCGGGCTTTTGCTCTTCAAGCATTGTTGGGCACTTCAAAAGTTTTCATCATTGCAGTAAATTCAGCGGGTAGTGGCGATTCAATCCGCATTTTCTCGCCAGTACGGGGATGCGTAAAGCCAGCTAAATGGGCATGCAGATATAAGCGCTTGGATTTCACCATCTTGTCTTGATCTTCAAACCCGTACTTATCATCGCCCAAAATGGAGTGACCTAATTTTTGTAGATGCACGCGGATTTGATGAGTACGCCCCGTTTTTAACTGGGCTTCAGCTAGAGTAATCGCCACCTCTCCACATTTCATCAATTTAGTGACACGCAAGGCGGTATGGCTTGGTAGGCCATCTGGGTCAACGCGAACGCGACGCTCACCATTGGCCAATAAGTATTTATGTAATGCAAACTTGAGCTGCATCGTGCCCGCACCCTGAGCAATCTCGCCATGGGCTAGCAAGTAGTAACGTTTGTCGGTTTGCCCTTCGCGGATTTGGCGATGCAATTCCACTAGAGCGCTGCGCTTCTTTGCCAAAAGCAAGACACCCGAGGTATCTCGATCCAAACGATGAACTAATTCCAAGAATTTGAGCTCAGGGCGGGTAATGCGCAGAGTTTCAATAACGCCCAGGGCAATACCTGAACCGCCATGCACTGCCAAACCTGCTGGCTTATTCACGATTAATAGGGCTTCATCTTCAAACAAAATAGGCATTTTGTCGGAGTACCCCTGCGCCCGAGATTTAGTTTGAGCAGTATTAACTGCTGCCATTTGGGCG
Encoded here:
- a CDS encoding RluA family pseudouridine synthase, yielding MKSEPISKPSQAKTTAPAAVHLQTIGPEEAGQRLDNYLLRWAKGVPKSHVYRIIRSGEVRVNKKRAEPTTRLVEGDVVRVPPVRIAEPAQMAAVNTAQTKSRAQGYSDKMPILFEDEALLIVNKPAGLAVHGGSGIALGVIETLRITRPELKFLELVHRLDRDTSGVLLLAKKRSALVELHRQIREGQTDKRYYLLAHGEIAQGAGTMQLKFALHKYLLANGERRVRVDPDGLPSHTALRVTKLMKCGEVAITLAEAQLKTGRTHQIRVHLQKLGHSILGDDKYGFEDQDKMVKSKRLYLHAHLAGFTHPRTGEKMRIESPLPAEFTAMMKTFEVPNNA